A single window of Anopheles moucheti chromosome 2, idAnoMoucSN_F20_07, whole genome shotgun sequence DNA harbors:
- the LOC128299668 gene encoding caspase-14-like — MSDGERYTANSSSVTMTKQIRVSQTVQSTRTSTATSRTIRSTGPGTTTSMPTLTYRSVYSRPSLSALPDASVVRPPSYTPATHGNEYDLSKKAYVLVFHHNNFKINKFNREGSSKDMRKIEEILRYYRCDSPDINENKTVRDVRRKMEKISKKDFTEYSCLIVFIMSHGNEQDSIMAYDGDMYSLQSDIVEHCTSNRTLNDKPKMFVVQACRGDAKIVADATRSMSHKIDIIAFQSSYQGTVSFRHETHGSFFIQAFLQLLHDNNQQSIVVVNEELNREFKAKHILQTPTMTSTLQKKLIFGKLLRRP, encoded by the exons ATGTCCGACGGCGAACGATATACGGCGAACAGTTCGTCCGTAACAATGACGAAACAAATAAGGGTATCGCAAACGGTACAAAGTACAAGAACTTCAACAGCGACTTCGCGAACTATCCGATCGACCGGACCGGGGACAACAACGAGCATGCCTACGCTAACGTACAGATCGGTTTACAGTAGACCATCGCTCTCTGCATTGCCCGATGCATCTGTGGTGCGACCGCCAAG ctaTACACCCGCAACGCATGGAAATGAGTACGACCTGTCCAAAAAAGCGTACGTGCTTGTGTTTCATCATAACAATTTCAAGATAAATAAGTTTAACAGAGAAGGCAGCTCGAAGGACATGAGAAAAATCGAAGAGATCCTTCGATATTATCGATGCGATAGTCCTGAtatcaatgaaaataaaaccgttCGGGATGTAcgcaggaaaatggaaaaaa TATCAAAAAAAGACTTTACCGAGTACAGCTGCCTGATTGTGTTTATTATGAGTCACGGAAATGAGCAGGATTCGATTATGGCGTACGATGGCGACATGTACTCATTGCAGAGTGATATTGTGGAGCACTGTACTTCGAACCGCACATTGAACGACAAGCCGAAAATGTTCGTCGTGCAAGCTTGCCGAGGAGATGCGAAGATCGTGGCCGATGCAACACGCTCAATGAGCCACAAGATCGACATTATTGCCTTTCAAAGCTCCTACCAAG GAACTGTATCATTTCGTCACGAAACACATGGCAGCTTCTTCATACAAGCCTTCCTACAGTTGTTGCACGACAACAACCAGCAAAGCATCGTCGTCGTCAACGAAGAGCTAAACAGAGAGTTCAAAGCGAAACA CATACTACAAACCCCGACAATGACGTCAACGCTGCAGAAAAAGTTGATATTTGGTAAACTGCTTCGACGACCCTAA